A window of Cydia pomonella isolate Wapato2018A chromosome 22, ilCydPomo1, whole genome shotgun sequence contains these coding sequences:
- the LOC133530286 gene encoding uncharacterized protein LOC133530286 isoform X2 produces MDTVGVAVAEVLVSWGIPHEVINNFIANGITVEHFAKLTPECLKELCPHLATRLVLQEKLSEIITAQAPTETNSNTCTSNNTLHISLDDIEVTNLFESPKTVNIQTRKTFPQFDLETLLQTSPGGNSILKFYETYSCLDNSKRSQLTDIIIKHIYTYIVNCRITYEEYNVLAAKIITLFPKESIGTYFTKPIKKIDSINGRSTVARGKLVDKVRNLLYKYGDRKRSVSESESTPPPKKSCDDLKDLHSRDILWLNNNSEPWEEVIIKWKATYNLRKEGEQKNIHEFLRDWKILSDPRSEILINIDFDLLYPEKGLNFYLNWDTFYEKFIGLKQTQDERIINLIDSLKNIEGECSETAYSAEDPSKAVTPQGKTFKKNQIHNRRSD; encoded by the exons ATGGATACTGTGGGTGTGGCTGTGGCCGAAGTGCTTGTGTCGTGGGGTATACCCCACGAAGTTATAAACAACTTTATAg CAAATGGCATAACAGTGGAACACTTTGCAAAATTGACACCAGAATGCCTTAAAGAATTGTGCCCACATTTAGCAACGCGATTAGTTCTCCAAGAGAAATTATCGGAAATTATAACAGCACAG GCGCCAACCGAAACAAACTCCAACACATGCACAAGTAATAATACTTTGCATATAAGTCTAGATGATATAGAAGTTACCAACCTTTTTGAGTCTCCCAAGACAGTCAACATTCAGACAAGAAAAACATTCCCACAATTTGATTTGGAGACACTATTGCAAACTTCACCAGGTGGCAATAGCATTCTCAAATTTTACGAAACATATAGTTGTCTTGATAACAGCAAGAGAAGTCAGTTAACtgacataataataaaacatatatacaCATACATTGTTAATTG CCGTATAACCTACGAAGAATACAATGTGCTAGCGGCCAAAATAATAACACTGTTTCCTAAAGAGTCAATAGGCACATATTTTACAAagcctataaaaaaaatagattccATAAATGGACGTTCTACAGTAGCCCGAGGAAAATTAGTCGACAAGGTTCGCAACCTCTTGTATAAGTATGGCGATCGCAAGAGATCAGTCAGCGAGTCGGAGAGTACTCCACCGCCAAAGAAAAGTTGTGATGACTTAAAGG ATTTACACTCCAGGGATATATTGTGGTTGAATAACAACTCAGAACCTTGGGAAGAGGTAATAATTAAATGGAAGGCCACATATAATCTAAGAAAGGAAGGTGAACAGAAAAATATCCATGAGTTTTTACGAGACTGGAAAATCTTGTCGGACCCTAGAAGTGAAATATTG ATAAATATTGACTTCGATTTGTTGTATCCCGAAAAGGGTTTAAACTTCTACTTAAACTGGGATACATTTTATGAAAAGTTTATTGGACTGAAACAAACACAAGATGAAAGAATCATAAACCTTATCGATTCTTTGAAGAACATTGAAGGCgaatgtag TGAAACTGCCTACTCAGCTGAAGATCCTAGCAAAGCTGTTACCCCCCAAGGGAAGActttcaaaaaaaatcaaattcacAACAGAAGAAGCGATTGA